A section of the Saccharomyces paradoxus strain CBS432 chromosome XII sequence genome encodes:
- the ZRT2 gene encoding low-affinity Zn(2+) transporter ZRT2 (Low-affinity zinc transporter of the plasma membrane~similar to YLR130C), which produces MINLIVRDDSVDSCQASNDYNGHAGLRILAVFIILISSGLGVYFPILSSRYSFIRLPKWCFFIAKFFGSGVIVATAFVHLLQPAAEALGDECLGGTFAEYPWAFGICLMSLFLLFFTEIITHYFVAKTLGHDHGDHGEIASIDTDIPSAGFVIRNTDSDPASFNNEAAYSIHNNKTPYTTRNEEIVVTSIKEKEPSSNVTNYDLEAVKTQSIANGLIPISSHATNLASVPGKDHYSHENDHQGASQLGTLIEEEDKEQYLNQMLAVFILEFGIIFHSVFVGLSLSVAGEEFETLFIVLTFHQMFEGLGLGTRVAETNWPESKKYTPWLMGLAFTLTSPIAVAVGIGVRHSWIPGSRRALIANGVFDSISSGILIYTGLVELMAHEFLYSNQFKGPDGLRKMLSAYFIMCCGAALMALLGKWA; this is translated from the coding sequence ATGATTAACCTTATAGTGAGGGATGACTCCGTAGATAGTTGCCAAGCTTCTAATGACTATAATGGACACGCAGGTCTTCGAATTCTGGCAGTATTCATCATACTGATATCGTCAGGATTGGGGGTTTATTTCCCAATTTTATCATCAAGATATTCGTTCATAAGGCTACCAAAATGGTGCTTCTTTATAGCGAAGTTTTTTGGTTCTGGCGTCATCGTGGCCACGGCGTTCGTTCACCTTTTACAGCCCGCAGCAGAAGCTCTGGGAGATGAATGTCTCGGTGGCACATTTGCTGAATATCCGTGGGCTTTTGGGATATGCTTGATGTCGCTTTTCCTACTTTTCTTCACCGAAATCATCACTCATTATTTTGTAGCGAAAACACTGGGCCACGATCATGGGGACCATGGGGAAATTGCCAGTATTGATACAGATATTCCCAGTGCAGGATTTGTTATCAGAAATACGGACTCAGATCCTGCATCTTTCAATAACGAAGCTGCTTACTCCATCCATAACAACAAAACTCCCTACACAACCAGAAACGAAGAGATTGTTGTCACTTctataaaggaaaaagagcCCAGCTCGAATGTTACTAATTATGATTTAGAAGCCGTAAAAACGCAATCAATAGCCAATGGACTAATTCCAATCAGTTCGCATGCAACAAATCTCGCTTCTGTACCTGGAAAAGATCACTACTCTCACGAAAATGACCATCAGGGTGCTTCCCAGTTAGGCACACTGATCGAGGAGgaagataaagaacaaTACCTTAATCAAATGCTGGCGGTATTTATTCTAGAATTCGGCATCATCTTTCACTCTGTATTTGTGGGTCTTTCGCTGTCTGTTGCCGGTGAAGAATTCGAAACTTTATTCATCGTTTTAACTTTCCATCAAATGTTCGAAGGTTTGGGTCTGGGAACAAGAGTCGCTGAAACAAATTGGCCAGAAAGTAAAAAGTATACGCCTTGGTTAATGGGGTTAGCCTTCACGCTAACGTCACCTATAGCGGTCGCAGTAGGTATTGGTGTCAGACACTCTTGGATACCTGGTTCCAGAAGAGCATTAATTGCTAATGGTGTTTTCGATTCGATATCATCGGGAATTCTAATTTATACTGGACTAGTCGAATTAATGGCTCATGAATTTTTATACTCCAATCAATTCAAGGGGCCCGATGGTCTCAGGAAAATGCTTAGCGCATATTTCATAATGTGTTGTGGAGCTGCTTTAATGGCTCTGCTAGGGAAATGGGCATAG
- the ACE2 gene encoding DNA-binding transcription factor ACE2 (Transcription factor required for septum destruction after cytokinesis~similar to YLR131C) has translation MDNVVDPWYINPSGFAKDIQDEEYAQHHDNVDPTIPQADNYPSNNENDDGLDNLLGMDYYNIDDLLTQELRDLDIPLVPSPKTGDDPRDKKSIDRTWNFGDENNKISHYSKKSMSSHKRGLSGTAIFGFLGHNKTLSVSSLQQSILNMSKDPQPMDLINELGNHTVKHNNHDFDHIREKDGENSYLSQVLLKQQEELRIALEKQKEVNEKLEKQLRDNQLQQEKLRRVLEEQEEVAQKLVSETAKSNSKPGSPVILKTPAMQNSRSKDNAIIVTTNSANGGYQFPPPTLISPPISNTSINGSPSRKYHRQRYPNKSPESNGLNLFSSNSGYLRDSELLSFSPPNYNLSMCGLAYDDHNNTSDKNDNDKRNNTGDNIFRLFEKTSPGGLSISPRINGNSLRSPFLVNADRSKDDRYATSTFTSRTQLSPIHKKRESVVSTVSTISQLQDDIEPIHMRNTQSPMVKNGNALPSSSVLPPIPGSTNNTPIKNSLPQKHLFQHTPIKTLTKDGNSLDPLLNAPDLTDRQLEIKTPIRSNSHGEEESYPQAPPVTHDIHKSPTLDITSPPPGEIIPRTTPMKITKKPTTLPPGTIDQYVKELPDKLFECLYPNCSKVFKRRYNIRSHIQTHLQDRPYSCDFPGCTKAFVRNHDLIRHKISHNAKKYICPCGKRFNREDALMVHRSRMICTGGKKLEHSISKKLTSPKKSHLDSPYETSPVKETIARDKDGSVLMKMEEQLRDDMRKHGLLDPPPSRATYEQNSSLTPSNESDSL, from the coding sequence ATGGATAACGTTGTAGATCCGTGGTATATAAATCCCTCAGGCTTCGCGAAGGACATTCAAGATGAAGAGTATGCTCAACATCATGATAATGTCGATCCCACCATACCCCAGGCCGATAATTATCCctcaaataatgaaaatgacGATGGCCTCGATAACTTGTTGGGCATGGACTACTACAACATCGATGACCTGTTGACTCAAGAGTTAAGAGATTTGGATATTCCTTTGGTTCCTTCCCCTAAGACAGGCGATGACCCTCGTGATAAAAAGAGTATTGACAGAACTTGGAATTTTGGTGatgaaaacaacaaaatctCCCACTATAGCAAAAAATCAATGTCCTCGCACAAGAGAGGTCTAAGTGGCACAGCGATATTTGGATTTCTCGGCCATAATAAGACATTGAGTGTTTCCAGTTTACAGCAATCCATTCTAAACATGTCTAAAGATCCTCAACCCATGGATCTCATAAACGAATTAGGAAATCATACGGTAAAACATAACAATCACGACTTTGATCATATAAGGGAAAAAGATGGTGAAAATAGCTATTTGAGTCAGGTCTTGTTGAAACAGCAAGAGGAGTTAAGGATTGCActtgaaaagcaaaaggaaGTTAACGAAAAATTGGAGAAGCAGCTGAGAGATAATCAATTACAGCAAGAAAAGTTACGAAGAGTATtggaagaacaagaagaggTGGCCCAAAAGTTGGTATCTGAGACTGCAAAGTCTAATTCCAAACCCGGATCCCCAGTAATACTAAAGACACCAGCGATGCAAAACAGTAGGTCCAAGGATAATGCTATAATTGTCACAACGAACTCCGCAAATGGAGGGTATCAATTCCCCCCTCCAACGTTGATATCGCCGCCGATTTCAAATACGTCGATAAATGGTTCGCCATCCAGGAAATACCATAGGCAACGATATCCAAATAAAAGCCCAGAAAGTAATGGATTGAACCTATTTTCCTCTAACAGCGGTTATTTGAGAGATTCTGAACtgctttcattttctcCACCAAACTATAATCTAAGTATGTGTGGCTTGGCCTATGATGACCATAATAACACCAgtgataaaaatgataatgataagAGAAATAATACTGGTGATAACATATTCCGACTTTTCGAGAAGACTTCCCCAGGTGGGCTTAGTATCTCTCCAAGGATAAATGGAAACAGTTTGAGATCGCCCTTCCTTGTTAACGCCGATAGAAGCAAGGACGATCGATATGCTACTAGCACGTTCACATCTAGAACACAGTTGTCACCTATCCATAAGAAAAGGGAATCTGTAGTTTCTACAGTCTCGACAATTTCACAACTACAAGATGACATTGAACCCATCCATATGCGGAATACTCAAAGCCCAATGGTAAAAAACGGAAACGCTTTACCATCATCAAGTGTACTACCTCCCATTCCTGGTTCCACAAATAATACTCCAATTAAGAATTCTTTACCACAAAAGCATTTATTTCAACATACTCCCATCAAAACTTTAACAAAGGACGGAAATAGCCTAGATCCGCTTCTAAACGCACCAGATTTAACAGACCGTCAGTTAGAAATTAAGACACCCATACGAAGTAACAGTCacggtgaagaagaaagttatCCGCAAGCACCACCTGTCACACATGATATTCATAAGAGCCCTACTCTGGATATCACGTCCCCTCCACCAGGCGAAATAATACCCAGGACTACACCAATGAAAATCACGAAGAAACCAACCACGCTGCCTCCAGGTACTATTGACCAGTACGTGAAAGAACTGCCCGATAAACTATTCGAGTGCCTATACCCTAACTGTAGCAAAGTATTCAAACGTAGATACAATATAAGGTCGCATATTCAAACACATTTGCAAGATAGACCATACTCATGCGACTTCCCCGGTTGCACCAAGGCATTTGTCCGCAATCATGATTTAATAAGACACAAGATTTCCCATAATGCCAAGAAATACATTTGCCCATGTGGAAAGAGATTTAACAGGGAGGATGCCCTAATGGTGCATAGAAGTCGGATGATTTGCACGGGTggtaaaaaattagaaCACTCTATCAGCAAGAAGCTTACATCTCCCAAAAAGAGCCACCTTGACAGCCCGTATGAGACAAGTCCCGTAAAAGAAACCATTGCCCGAGATAAAGATGGGAGCGTCCTAATGAAAATGGAAGAACAGTTGCGAGATGATATGCGGAAACACGGATTACTGGATCCACCCCCATCCAGAGCAACATACGAGCAAAATTCGAGCCTCACCCCTTCAAACGAAAGTGATAGTCTCTGA
- the USB1 gene encoding phosphoric diester hydrolase (phosphodiesterase specific for U6 snRNA 3' end modification~similar to YLR132C), whose translation MEFLSADYSSSDGSDTESESGNKAKIEIEHTEETSIQRADSTDLPEIPDSIILKYHITPNLQKYEHQDMNISRFWRSFTYFEWRPTPAIHRQLQKIICKYKETFMKQGYTNPFQLADFDPLFISHLGAPKPLHISLTRSLLFETEEQRHIFIQEIRNGLQNHKIAPFTLQICPYPKLYISERANTLYLGLPVSEHSNRTQLSPFKMIIGKALQKSGISNYQDLIVSRQCLHISIAIASNPSKATLKRYQLLNESIGALLLLDNEFTYQPELLVNSIYCDENRRSIRIPFN comes from the coding sequence ATGGAATTTCTATCTGCAGATTATTCTAGCAGTGACGGTAGTGATACCGAGAGCGAAAGTGGTAACAAAGCTAAGATCGAAATCGAACACACGGAGGAAACTAGTATACAAAGAGCAGATTCCACTGATTTGCCTGAAATCCCGGATTCAATCATATTGAAGTACCACATCACTCCGAACTTACAAAAGTACGAGCACCAGGATATGAATATAAGTCGGTTTTGGCGTTCATTCACATATTTTGAGTGGCGTCCAACTCCAGCGATTCACCGACAACTCCAGAAGATCATATgtaaatataaagaaacttttaTGAAACAGGGATATACCAATCCGTTTCAACTGGCGGATTTTGATCCGTTGTTCATTTCGCATTTGGGGGCCCCCAAACCTTTACACATTTCCTTAACCCGATCGTTATTGTTTGAAACTGAAGAACAAAGAcatattttcattcaagAAATACGCAACGGTTTACAAAATCATAAAATAGCCCCTTTTACACTTCAAATTTGCCCATATCCAAAGTTGTATATATCAGAACGGGCCAATACCTTGTACCTCGGTCTCCCTGTATCAGAACACTCCAATAGGACACAACTTTCTCCtttcaaaatgataataGGTAAAGCACTTCAGAAATCAGGCATTTCAAACTATCAGGATCTAATTGTAAGTAGGCAGTGCTTACATATTTCAATTGCCATAGCCAGCAACCCTTCAAAAGCCACGTTAAAACGTTATCAACTACTTAACGAGTCGATAGGTGCACTTTTGCTGCTCGACAATGAATTCACATACCAGCCAGAGCTCTTGGTTAACTCTATCTACTGTGATGAAAACCGCCGCTCCATTAGAATCCCTTTTAACTAA